The Stratiformator vulcanicus genome has a segment encoding these proteins:
- a CDS encoding TetR/AcrR family transcriptional regulator: MSATRDRLIAQAKEYVELPDVRITSRDFLRRMKVSPNTLYRHFPSGGWSELLDAAGVSNRRRKSGTAAPSWDRKRLVKRLREFVKTHPDTLLTQERFCSHAGIARATIRRHFPEKGWSDLKREAGEDPGWQTEGRSRYTLRQILDGYGDVRRYLGNVRVTTTQLDRHAGFSLATIYKHFGSIEKLHINWEAYDRTGKVPDPLLEPPPEKIKPNHNLYDFPPLPPLLPQEPLPWLADPVPERLMDPTNPPPPIPTPSPPQTLEEKYAHISDEAIRKELLRRRQAAGG; this comes from the coding sequence ATGTCCGCCACCCGCGACCGCCTGATTGCTCAGGCGAAAGAGTACGTCGAACTGCCCGATGTGCGGATCACCTCCCGCGACTTTCTGCGGCGAATGAAGGTCAGCCCCAACACGCTTTACCGCCACTTCCCGTCCGGCGGCTGGAGCGAACTGCTCGACGCCGCCGGGGTCAGTAATCGCCGACGCAAAAGCGGCACCGCCGCGCCCTCGTGGGACCGCAAGCGTCTGGTGAAGCGGCTGCGCGAGTTCGTGAAGACCCATCCCGATACGCTCCTCACGCAGGAGCGGTTCTGCAGTCACGCCGGCATCGCCCGAGCCACGATCCGACGGCACTTCCCGGAGAAAGGCTGGTCCGACCTGAAGCGTGAAGCGGGCGAGGACCCCGGCTGGCAAACGGAGGGTCGCAGCCGCTACACCCTTCGGCAAATTCTCGACGGCTACGGCGACGTCCGTCGCTATCTCGGCAACGTGCGTGTGACGACGACGCAACTCGACCGCCACGCCGGGTTCTCGCTCGCCACGATCTACAAGCACTTCGGCTCAATCGAGAAGCTGCACATCAACTGGGAAGCCTACGACCGCACCGGCAAAGTCCCCGACCCGCTGCTCGAACCGCCCCCCGAAAAGATCAAACCGAACCACAACCTCTACGACTTCCCCCCGCTGCCACCACTGCTCCCCCAGGAACCCCTCCCCTGGCTCGCCGACCCCGTCCCCGAACGCCTGATGGACCCGACCAACCCACCGCCACCAATACCCACACCGTCGCCACCGCAAACCCTCGAAGAAAAATACGCCCACATCAGTGATGAGGCGATTCGAAAGGAGTTGTTAAGAAGACGTCAGGCCGCGGGAGGTTGA
- a CDS encoding serine/threonine-protein kinase — MTGGEADRTPPEVAGDFEEPEMSVNSDNLETLLQSASRPRAVSDRLGEGIGQIGEYVLLEKIGQGGMGMVFKAWQPSLSRTVALKTLLVGEHAQLTELQRFRSEAEAMAGLEHPGIVPVYEVGEADRLAFFSMTFVEGPTLKDRLDEGPLPANEAAAMLADIADAIGYAHGNGVIHRDLKPGNILINTEGKPLVADFGLSKRIKGESEQLTATGNVLGTPSYMAPEQAGAKQELTPAADIYALGALLYDMLTGRPPFQAASVMDTLMQVMQDDPVAPRSLNPKVNRDLETICLKCLQKEPSQRYATAGDLATDLRKWLADEPIAARRATASERAFKWVRRHPALTTAIALTFLAMFGLGAAMVAVQDNTRLQDSLAETEAARNEERTARREAEDARSEEALARATAEQAVLEAKQADYLRKIALASAHWELREAYEIPAILESIPEESRGWEWRYFNRLVNQHEKEFQWQADNLVMEADFLSDGRRLVCGAVEVAVGDPWLQCIDAETGAVHWRRDATLENQNSGFPWCLDTRDRLTIRLASHGMCRSILIIDARTGETIREIAMPDDRNLRQTRAITVNPDGSLLAANFVVVVGKRIWRIKVWNTETGEQVAEKELDYGPSITFLDDHRLLISPFTAEQKSIEVWDILADTIGPCEFNFPRWTNSFARANDVALIGFAGSIVEAPARTCLGFEVRRGADLELVTRVDQACRKIALRSDGAKVAAPSIAERSAVIYSTGTGEREDAFPGHRAPVKSAKFSPDGRHLVTAADRSIRVWDCDPENRIRSVTILPSIPVCVDFAPDGKTVAVGGNAMLAVASAETGRVLQSWSSTKNRMNSVYFVEDGERLISGGWDGRLEKWNWKDTTPSAELIYRTAAAFHYIAKPVDGSVIISATHNGGHRGHFLVRVNATTGAVLDTCVVRGGCRGLAMSPDGMRLAAGFLGGGVSLHTSTGLDLQMENRAVDSSLEIIFGSDSESVLFGGFGGTLTALSVRNGKSSTRELADGGTIGGLALSPDGTRLAVGVGNTVRLLDPSTLQTIVTLRGHMLDVEALAFSPDGNRLASVAKDKTLRIWNATPVEDKTIVIGGD; from the coding sequence ATGACGGGCGGTGAAGCAGATCGAACGCCCCCCGAGGTTGCCGGTGATTTCGAGGAGCCGGAGATGTCGGTCAACTCGGACAATCTTGAGACCCTGCTGCAGAGCGCATCGCGTCCGCGGGCGGTCTCGGATCGTCTGGGCGAGGGGATCGGCCAGATCGGCGAGTACGTCCTGCTGGAGAAGATCGGCCAGGGCGGCATGGGGATGGTCTTCAAGGCCTGGCAGCCGAGCCTCTCGCGGACCGTCGCCTTGAAGACGCTGCTCGTCGGCGAGCACGCGCAGTTGACCGAACTGCAGCGGTTCCGGTCCGAAGCCGAGGCGATGGCAGGTCTGGAACACCCGGGCATCGTGCCGGTCTACGAGGTGGGGGAGGCGGACCGACTCGCGTTCTTCAGCATGACGTTCGTCGAAGGACCGACGTTGAAGGACCGGCTCGACGAGGGGCCTCTTCCGGCAAACGAGGCCGCGGCGATGCTGGCTGATATTGCCGATGCCATAGGTTACGCCCACGGCAACGGGGTGATCCACCGCGACCTCAAACCGGGCAACATCTTAATCAATACCGAAGGCAAACCGCTCGTCGCCGACTTCGGCCTCTCGAAACGAATTAAAGGCGAAAGCGAGCAACTGACCGCGACCGGTAACGTGCTGGGGACCCCCAGTTACATGGCCCCCGAACAGGCCGGAGCCAAACAGGAACTGACTCCCGCGGCAGACATCTACGCCCTCGGTGCGCTGCTTTATGACATGCTGACGGGTCGCCCGCCGTTCCAGGCGGCCAGCGTGATGGACACCTTAATGCAGGTCATGCAGGACGACCCGGTCGCGCCGCGATCGCTCAATCCGAAGGTGAATCGCGACCTGGAAACGATCTGCCTGAAGTGCCTGCAGAAGGAGCCATCGCAGCGGTACGCGACGGCAGGGGACCTCGCGACCGATCTCCGCAAGTGGCTCGCGGACGAACCGATCGCGGCCCGCCGGGCGACGGCGAGCGAGCGGGCTTTTAAATGGGTCCGCCGTCACCCGGCATTAACGACGGCAATCGCGCTAACGTTCCTGGCGATGTTCGGCCTGGGGGCGGCGATGGTCGCCGTGCAGGACAATACACGGCTGCAGGACTCGCTCGCCGAAACCGAGGCGGCCCGCAACGAGGAACGCACCGCCCGGCGGGAAGCGGAAGACGCGCGGAGCGAAGAAGCCTTGGCCCGCGCGACGGCAGAGCAGGCCGTGCTCGAAGCGAAACAAGCCGATTACCTCCGAAAGATCGCGCTCGCGAGTGCGCACTGGGAGTTACGCGAAGCCTATGAGATTCCGGCGATACTTGAATCCATTCCGGAGGAATCGCGGGGCTGGGAATGGCGTTACTTCAACCGACTCGTGAACCAGCACGAGAAGGAGTTCCAGTGGCAGGCCGATAACCTCGTTATGGAGGCCGACTTCCTGTCAGACGGAAGGCGACTGGTCTGTGGGGCAGTGGAAGTTGCCGTCGGCGACCCCTGGCTGCAGTGCATTGACGCTGAGACGGGCGCCGTCCACTGGCGACGAGACGCGACTCTCGAAAACCAGAATAGTGGATTTCCGTGGTGCCTCGATACGCGAGATCGCCTCACGATTCGACTCGCCTCACACGGGATGTGCCGCAGTATTCTGATCATCGACGCTCGAACGGGCGAGACCATTCGCGAAATCGCTATGCCTGATGACCGCAATTTGCGGCAGACTCGGGCAATCACCGTCAATCCGGACGGTTCGCTGCTCGCCGCGAACTTCGTCGTCGTCGTCGGAAAACGAATCTGGCGTATCAAAGTTTGGAATACGGAAACCGGCGAGCAAGTGGCAGAGAAAGAATTGGACTACGGCCCGTCAATAACTTTTCTGGATGATCACCGCCTCCTGATTTCGCCATTTACTGCAGAACAAAAATCGATCGAAGTCTGGGATATTCTCGCGGACACGATCGGGCCGTGTGAGTTTAATTTCCCTCGCTGGACGAACTCGTTCGCTAGAGCGAATGATGTTGCCCTAATCGGGTTCGCAGGTTCGATCGTCGAGGCGCCGGCGCGAACATGCCTCGGGTTCGAGGTGCGACGAGGTGCCGATTTGGAACTCGTCACCCGCGTCGACCAAGCATGCCGCAAAATCGCGTTGCGCTCTGACGGGGCAAAAGTTGCGGCCCCTTCGATAGCCGAGCGGTCGGCGGTTATCTATAGCACCGGGACTGGCGAGCGCGAGGACGCTTTCCCGGGCCATCGTGCCCCGGTGAAGTCGGCTAAGTTCTCACCGGACGGACGCCATCTCGTCACGGCAGCGGACCGGTCTATTCGCGTCTGGGATTGTGATCCTGAAAATCGAATCCGGTCGGTCACGATCCTTCCGAGCATCCCCGTTTGCGTCGACTTTGCCCCCGACGGCAAAACAGTCGCGGTAGGCGGGAACGCCATGCTCGCGGTCGCGTCCGCCGAGACTGGTCGCGTTCTGCAGTCATGGTCGTCCACGAAGAACCGAATGAATTCCGTCTATTTCGTCGAAGATGGTGAGCGGCTCATTTCCGGGGGTTGGGACGGGCGGCTCGAGAAGTGGAATTGGAAGGACACGACCCCTTCGGCCGAACTGATTTATCGTACGGCCGCAGCGTTCCATTACATCGCAAAGCCTGTCGACGGATCGGTGATCATTTCGGCAACCCATAACGGCGGACATAGAGGCCATTTTCTCGTGAGGGTTAACGCCACGACCGGCGCGGTACTTGATACGTGTGTAGTTAGAGGAGGATGCCGAGGCCTCGCAATGAGTCCGGACGGGATGCGTCTCGCCGCCGGCTTCCTCGGCGGCGGCGTCTCTCTCCATACTTCGACAGGTCTGGATTTGCAGATGGAGAACAGGGCGGTCGACAGCTCGCTAGAGATCATCTTCGGAAGTGATTCCGAGTCAGTCCTTTTCGGCGGTTTTGGCGGAACGTTGACCGCGTTAAGCGTTCGCAACGGGAAATCGTCCACACGGGAGTTAGCCGACGGCGGCACGATCGGCGGTCTTGCCCTCAGCCCGGACGGAACGCGATTGGCCGTCGGTGTTGGCAATACGGTCCGCCTGCTCGATCCGTCGACCTTGCAGACGATCGTAACCCTCCGCGGGCATATGCTCGACGTGGAGGCCCTCGCCTTCAGTCCCGACGGGAATCGGCTCGCTTCGGTTGCCAAAGACAAGACCCTCCGCATCTGGAACGCCACGCCGGTCGAGGATAAGACCATCGTGATCGGCGGGGATTGA
- a CDS encoding DUF1501 domain-containing protein — MNIPQLLPSQLGRREFLRGGGLGVGSMALASLLGRAAQAGTSPRPHFAPRAKNIIYLHMVGAPSQLDLFDHKPALNEHHGKLCPKEFIEGKRFAFIKGHPKLLGSEFEFAPRGESGQMMSEIQPHLAEVADELAVIRSVHTEEFNHGPAQVFLMSGFGRQGRPSLGSWVTYGLGSENDDLPAFVVLKNGKAPGGGSSLWGQGFLPSRYQGVEFRTRGEPILFVSDPQGLSRQTRSDMIGDISALNRLQYDSLGDPEILTRIDSYELAFRMQTSVPDLMDIADESRETLDLYGAKPGAGSFANSCLLARRLVERGVRFIQLCDNAGSWDHHQAVANNLRKKCRQTDQPIAALIKDLRQRGLLEDTLIVWGAEFGRTPMLQGDKLKGAGRDHHKDAYTVWMAGGGVKGGVSYGRTDDLGYSIAENPVHINDLHATILHLLGLDHEDLTYRFQGRDFRLTDVAGRVIHDVIA; from the coding sequence ATGAATATCCCGCAGCTTCTTCCATCGCAGCTTGGTCGTCGGGAATTCCTTCGCGGCGGGGGCCTCGGCGTCGGATCGATGGCATTGGCATCGCTGCTCGGCCGCGCCGCGCAAGCAGGCACATCGCCCCGGCCGCATTTTGCGCCGCGAGCGAAGAACATCATCTATCTGCACATGGTGGGGGCCCCATCGCAGCTAGACCTGTTCGATCACAAGCCAGCCCTGAATGAGCATCACGGCAAACTCTGCCCGAAGGAATTTATCGAGGGCAAACGATTCGCATTTATTAAAGGACATCCCAAACTGCTCGGCAGTGAGTTCGAATTCGCCCCCCGCGGCGAGAGCGGGCAAATGATGTCGGAGATTCAGCCGCATCTCGCGGAGGTGGCGGATGAATTGGCGGTGATTCGTTCGGTCCACACCGAGGAATTTAATCACGGCCCCGCCCAGGTGTTCTTAATGTCGGGCTTCGGCCGGCAGGGACGACCTTCGCTCGGGTCATGGGTCACGTACGGCCTCGGCAGCGAAAACGACGACTTGCCCGCATTCGTCGTCTTGAAGAATGGCAAAGCCCCTGGTGGCGGTAGTTCGCTGTGGGGGCAGGGCTTTCTACCGAGCCGATATCAGGGGGTCGAGTTCCGAACCCGGGGCGAGCCGATTCTATTCGTGAGTGACCCTCAGGGACTAAGTCGCCAAACCCGCTCCGACATGATCGGCGACATCTCGGCGCTGAATCGTCTGCAATATGATTCGCTCGGCGATCCCGAAATCTTAACGCGGATTGACTCCTACGAACTCGCGTTTCGAATGCAAACGAGCGTCCCCGATCTGATGGATATCGCTGACGAGTCGCGTGAGACGCTCGACCTATATGGCGCGAAGCCCGGCGCCGGGTCATTTGCGAATAGTTGCCTCTTAGCCCGACGACTTGTGGAACGGGGCGTGCGATTTATTCAGCTTTGCGACAACGCTGGCAGTTGGGATCACCATCAGGCTGTCGCGAATAACCTGCGAAAGAAGTGTCGGCAAACCGATCAGCCGATTGCCGCCTTAATTAAAGACCTCCGGCAGCGGGGCTTGCTCGAAGACACCCTCATCGTGTGGGGGGCCGAGTTCGGCCGCACGCCGATGCTGCAGGGCGACAAATTAAAAGGAGCCGGACGCGACCATCATAAAGATGCCTATACCGTCTGGATGGCCGGCGGCGGCGTGAAGGGGGGCGTCTCGTATGGAAGGACCGACGATCTCGGCTACTCGATCGCCGAAAACCCGGTGCATATTAATGACCTGCACGCCACAATCCTGCACCTGCTCGGCCTCGACCACGAAGACCTGACCTACCGCTTCCAAGGCCGCGACTTCCGCCTCACCGACGTCGCCGGCCGCGTGATTCACGACGTAATCGCGTAG
- a CDS encoding PSD1 and planctomycete cytochrome C domain-containing protein has product MRYLTTRYAFLAAAGLGLLQVAAAGESEKSAALPPPATRDIDFVKDVAPIFEERCNHCHGEFAAEGQLRLDAKAIVFSGGMSGPSLKSGDSKHSLIVRRIAGLDDQEAMPFEDERLSNEQIGIIRKWIDDGAKWPGGFGSDATTVEKHWAYVKPERPDVPEVEQKAWPRNAIDNFVLARLEAKGLSPSPEAEKERLLRRVTLDLTGVPPTIDEIDAFLSDDSPNAYEQVVERLLASPKYGERWAVPWLDAARFADSNGYQRDGRREAWAYRDWVIRAFNADMPYDQFVTEQLAGDLLPDATRDQIIATGFHRNTMANVEAGTDPDEEYFNATVDRVNTTGTVFLGTTLECAQCHNHKYDPISQEDYYGLYAIFDNTAPEIKRHEQSRREFTGPKMNLPLTDKQRAAKTRWSKLLDEADAAMRQCLIDLPEEMKQREFVPAVAQRPEFFEMKAKRDRAAKKLDEIEPHTVLVMKELPEDRPTRMFKRGDFTNPGRLVEPHVPRVMHDWPEGEPRNRLGLAKWMTDPENPLLARVTVNRQWAELFGRGIVPTLVDFGVQAESPTHPELLDWLAIEFMQEGWSLKRLHKLMVTSATYRQSARVTPELLEIDPYNEIYSHGPRSRLPAEFVRDNALAVAGLLSDKMHGPPVFPYQPKGVWNHTGVASNEWQTSTGEDQYRRGVYVYWRRTVPYPSFVNFDAPSREVCSLERSNSNTPLQALTLMNDPVYIEAAAGLARRILTEVDGNNSDRIIRGFRLATSRRPSEPELRILTRRLDSAVEQFSKDPAAARQLAKKHERPENVSVDTFAAWTTVASILLNLDESISR; this is encoded by the coding sequence ATGCGATATTTGACAACGCGTTACGCCTTTCTTGCCGCCGCTGGTCTTGGATTGCTGCAAGTCGCGGCGGCTGGGGAGAGTGAAAAATCGGCCGCGTTACCACCTCCGGCGACGCGGGACATCGATTTTGTAAAAGATGTGGCCCCGATTTTTGAGGAGCGGTGCAACCACTGCCACGGCGAATTCGCAGCAGAAGGACAACTGCGATTGGACGCCAAGGCGATCGTGTTCAGCGGCGGGATGAGCGGGCCGTCGCTGAAATCGGGCGACAGCAAGCACAGCCTGATCGTGCGCCGCATCGCCGGGCTCGACGATCAGGAAGCGATGCCGTTTGAAGACGAGCGGCTCAGCAACGAACAGATCGGCATCATCCGCAAGTGGATCGACGACGGAGCGAAATGGCCCGGGGGCTTCGGTTCAGATGCCACGACCGTCGAGAAGCACTGGGCCTACGTGAAGCCGGAGCGGCCGGACGTGCCGGAGGTCGAGCAAAAAGCCTGGCCGCGAAATGCGATCGACAACTTCGTTCTGGCTCGACTTGAAGCGAAAGGCCTGTCGCCTTCGCCCGAAGCCGAGAAAGAACGACTGCTGCGACGGGTGACGCTCGATCTGACCGGCGTTCCGCCCACGATCGACGAGATCGACGCGTTTTTGTCGGATGACTCACCGAACGCTTACGAGCAGGTCGTCGAGCGCTTGCTCGCTTCACCCAAGTACGGCGAGCGTTGGGCGGTGCCGTGGCTCGATGCCGCCCGCTTCGCCGATAGCAACGGCTATCAGCGCGACGGTCGGCGGGAAGCATGGGCCTACCGCGACTGGGTCATTCGGGCCTTCAATGCCGACATGCCTTACGACCAATTCGTCACCGAGCAACTGGCGGGAGATCTCCTGCCCGATGCGACGCGTGATCAAATCATCGCGACCGGCTTTCATCGCAACACGATGGCGAACGTGGAGGCGGGTACCGATCCGGACGAGGAATACTTCAACGCGACCGTCGACCGCGTGAATACAACCGGCACCGTCTTCTTGGGAACAACGCTCGAGTGCGCCCAATGCCATAACCATAAGTACGACCCGATCAGCCAGGAAGACTACTACGGGCTGTACGCGATATTCGACAACACCGCCCCCGAGATTAAACGGCATGAGCAGTCACGCCGCGAATTTACCGGTCCGAAAATGAACTTGCCCCTGACGGACAAACAGCGGGCAGCAAAAACACGCTGGTCGAAGCTACTCGACGAAGCCGATGCGGCGATGCGGCAGTGCCTGATTGATCTGCCGGAAGAAATGAAGCAACGCGAGTTCGTGCCCGCGGTCGCTCAGCGGCCGGAGTTCTTTGAGATGAAGGCCAAGCGTGACCGCGCGGCCAAAAAACTCGACGAAATCGAGCCGCACACCGTCCTCGTGATGAAAGAACTCCCCGAAGACCGGCCGACCCGAATGTTTAAACGCGGAGACTTCACGAACCCCGGTCGCCTCGTCGAACCTCATGTCCCACGCGTGATGCACGATTGGCCGGAGGGCGAGCCGAGGAACCGGCTCGGCCTCGCCAAATGGATGACCGACCCGGAGAACCCGCTGCTCGCGCGGGTCACGGTCAATCGCCAATGGGCCGAACTCTTCGGTCGCGGGATCGTACCGACGCTGGTCGACTTCGGTGTGCAGGCGGAATCGCCAACGCACCCCGAATTACTCGACTGGCTCGCCATCGAGTTTATGCAGGAAGGCTGGAGCCTAAAGCGGCTGCACAAATTAATGGTCACGTCGGCAACCTATCGGCAGTCGGCTCGCGTAACGCCCGAGCTATTGGAGATTGACCCTTACAACGAGATTTATTCTCACGGCCCGCGCTCAAGGCTGCCGGCGGAATTTGTGCGGGACAACGCGCTCGCCGTCGCGGGGTTACTCAGCGATAAAATGCACGGTCCGCCGGTTTTCCCGTACCAGCCCAAGGGGGTCTGGAATCACACCGGTGTTGCCAGCAACGAATGGCAAACGAGCACCGGCGAAGACCAGTACCGCCGGGGCGTCTATGTTTACTGGCGGCGGACGGTGCCCTATCCGAGCTTCGTTAATTTTGACGCCCCCAGCCGGGAGGTCTGTTCGCTGGAGCGGTCGAACTCGAACACTCCGCTTCAGGCACTCACGTTAATGAATGACCCCGTCTATATCGAAGCGGCCGCGGGCCTGGCCCGGCGAATACTTACGGAAGTCGATGGCAATAATAGTGATCGCATCATTCGCGGCTTCCGCCTTGCGACGTCACGCCGTCCATCCGAGCCGGAGTTAAGAATCCTGACGCGGCGATTGGACAGTGCGGTCGAGCAATTCTCTAAAGACCCCGCTGCGGCAAGACAGCTTGCCAAAAAACATGAGCGACCCGAGAACGTCTCGGTCGACACATTCGCCGCATGGACCACCGTTGCGAGCATCCTGCTCAACCTCGACGAATCAATCTCAAGATAG
- a CDS encoding sensor histidine kinase has protein sequence MADGTAHEAPASIESLRAENQRLRDELARAQRLSTVGSIAASITHEFNNILTTTINYAKMGLRNEDPATREKAFTKILSAGQRASKITTGMLSYARGGRDQKEPTDLAELLGDVLVLVEKDLKCHRISVEIDAAENVIAEISASQVQQVILNMVINARQAMTAGGTLRLTVRRDVSTGFAELAVADSGSGIPADKLPHIFDSFYSTKERDAQGQGGTGLGLAFCKEVVQAHGGRIRVESTIDRGTTFTLKFPLAEKASLAAAG, from the coding sequence ATGGCGGACGGAACTGCTCACGAAGCCCCAGCGTCGATTGAAAGCCTTCGCGCTGAGAATCAGCGGCTTCGAGACGAACTCGCTCGCGCTCAACGGCTTTCGACGGTCGGATCGATCGCGGCCTCGATCACGCACGAATTCAACAACATCCTCACCACGACGATCAACTACGCGAAGATGGGCTTGCGGAACGAAGACCCCGCGACTCGTGAGAAGGCGTTCACAAAGATTCTCTCGGCCGGGCAGCGGGCATCGAAGATCACCACCGGAATGCTCTCGTACGCCAGAGGGGGCCGAGATCAGAAAGAGCCGACCGACCTCGCCGAATTGCTCGGCGATGTGCTGGTGCTCGTGGAGAAAGACCTGAAATGTCACAGAATCTCCGTCGAGATTGATGCGGCCGAAAATGTGATCGCCGAGATCAGCGCTTCGCAGGTGCAGCAGGTGATCTTAAATATGGTCATTAATGCCCGACAGGCCATGACCGCCGGAGGCACGCTGCGACTGACCGTCCGACGCGACGTATCGACCGGCTTTGCGGAACTTGCCGTCGCCGACAGTGGGTCCGGCATCCCGGCCGACAAGCTGCCGCACATCTTCGACTCGTTTTATTCGACAAAAGAACGAGACGCGCAGGGACAGGGCGGGACCGGGCTCGGCCTCGCGTTCTGTAAGGAAGTCGTCCAAGCCCACGGCGGCCGCATCCGCGTCGAAAGCACCATCGACCGCGGCACGACCTTTACGCTGAAGTTTCCGCTGGCGGAGAAGGCATCGTTGGCTGCGGCGGGGTAG
- a CDS encoding Uma2 family endonuclease translates to MSVTVATEPVLHLGPEDNGALMSPAEFDAIESAEEHYRYELIHGVLVVSPPPGEWHREHIDRLGQLLRNYQDVHPDGAALDRTLPENYVIVGDDRRVCDRAIWAGLGRQPDVVNDIPTIAIEIVSKGSAHRRRDFVEKAREYPAAGVKEYWIIERFAQTMTVIFADGKQRVLKENEVYQTPLLPGFEFALEDVFHDIT, encoded by the coding sequence ATGAGCGTGACGGTAGCGACCGAACCGGTATTGCACCTCGGCCCGGAAGACAACGGCGCGTTAATGTCGCCTGCGGAATTCGACGCAATTGAGTCAGCCGAAGAGCATTACCGCTACGAACTTATTCATGGAGTCCTCGTCGTGAGTCCGCCCCCCGGAGAATGGCACCGCGAACATATCGACCGACTTGGCCAACTGCTAAGGAATTATCAGGACGTTCATCCGGACGGGGCAGCACTCGATCGCACTCTTCCGGAAAATTACGTGATCGTCGGTGATGACCGCCGGGTCTGCGATCGGGCGATTTGGGCGGGGCTTGGTCGGCAGCCCGATGTCGTCAACGATATTCCCACGATTGCGATCGAAATCGTGTCGAAAGGCTCCGCTCACCGCCGACGCGATTTCGTTGAGAAAGCGCGAGAGTACCCCGCCGCAGGTGTGAAAGAATACTGGATCATCGAACGGTTTGCGCAGACGATGACCGTCATCTTTGCGGACGGAAAACAGCGGGTGTTGAAAGAGAACGAAGTCTATCAAACCCCGCTATTGCCGGGATTTGAATTCGCACTTGAGGATGTCTTCCACGACATAACTTAA
- a CDS encoding Uma2 family endonuclease translates to MSTAEAIEREEFGVPETPRASATNVNATVLYGIPWETYVALREMPENFHVRMTYDDGMLELMSPKKPHGRPWKTLSMFVAVYCEEWDIPQVSFADLTLQLEKTKKGAEPDDCFYIGESVELGMDEERPAEDPPPDLMIESDWTSSSKSRLQLYAKLKIPEVWRWKRETLEILRLSTAGDYEPSELSQILSGFPAQEAAELIRSRTRIGRNDTVLIKEFRKLIADLKNAGETDE, encoded by the coding sequence ATGAGCACCGCCGAAGCGATTGAACGCGAAGAGTTCGGAGTGCCCGAAACGCCGCGTGCGTCCGCGACGAACGTAAACGCCACCGTTCTCTACGGCATCCCGTGGGAGACGTACGTTGCGCTACGCGAAATGCCGGAGAACTTTCACGTCCGCATGACCTACGACGATGGGATGCTGGAACTGATGTCGCCGAAGAAGCCGCACGGGCGTCCGTGGAAAACTCTCAGTATGTTTGTGGCCGTTTATTGCGAAGAATGGGATATACCGCAGGTGAGTTTCGCCGACCTCACGCTCCAACTTGAAAAAACGAAGAAGGGGGCAGAGCCAGACGACTGCTTCTACATTGGAGAATCCGTGGAACTGGGGATGGACGAAGAACGCCCGGCTGAGGACCCGCCTCCCGATCTGATGATAGAATCGGATTGGACCAGCTCCTCGAAAAGCCGACTTCAACTCTATGCAAAACTGAAGATTCCTGAGGTTTGGCGTTGGAAGCGTGAGACGCTGGAAATTCTGCGACTCTCGACAGCGGGGGATTACGAGCCTTCGGAGTTGAGTCAGATTTTATCCGGCTTTCCGGCTCAAGAAGCGGCCGAGCTGATTCGCAGTCGCACGCGAATCGGCCGAAACGATACGGTACTTATTAAGGAATTCCGCAAGTTGATTGCAGACCTTAAAAACGCAGGGGAGACCGACGAATGA